From a single Streptomyces misionensis genomic region:
- a CDS encoding polysaccharide deacetylase family protein yields the protein MSRPGEGRRAVRERRGPGRAAAGAVALCSLLLLVGCAQSVDPIERLGRKAAEGVHPHAPASVQPYRRWGLTAPLARPPVPAARPLAARTGPTPLPPVVDHVPTRDRVVFLTYDDAGRDPGFTAMVRQLRLPVSLFVPDGTRPDDLARLRAAGAAVENRAPDRPPLAGRPYTVQRAAICARRDRLRARLFRPPGGAYDRTTRRAAAGCGITVLTLWRAALTPAGLTYPRGPRHLRPGDIVRVTPGAPASRLLRGLQRRNLTVGRLEDYL from the coding sequence GTGAGCCGACCGGGGGAGGGCCGGCGGGCGGTCCGCGAGCGGCGCGGCCCGGGCCGCGCCGCGGCCGGTGCCGTGGCGCTGTGCTCGCTGCTCCTGCTCGTGGGCTGCGCCCAGTCCGTCGACCCCATCGAACGGCTGGGCAGGAAGGCGGCCGAGGGCGTCCACCCGCACGCCCCCGCGTCCGTCCAGCCCTACCGCCGCTGGGGCCTGACCGCGCCGCTCGCCCGTCCCCCGGTGCCCGCAGCCCGCCCCCTCGCGGCGCGTACGGGCCCCACCCCGCTGCCCCCGGTCGTGGACCACGTCCCCACCCGCGACCGGGTCGTCTTCCTCACCTACGACGACGCCGGGCGGGACCCCGGCTTCACCGCCATGGTCCGCCAACTCCGACTCCCGGTGAGCCTGTTCGTCCCCGACGGCACCCGGCCGGACGACCTCGCCCGGCTCCGCGCCGCCGGCGCCGCCGTGGAGAACCGCGCCCCCGACCGCCCCCCGCTGGCCGGCAGGCCGTACACCGTCCAGCGCGCCGCGATCTGCGCCCGCCGGGACCGGCTGCGCGCCCGCCTCTTCCGCCCGCCCGGCGGCGCCTACGACCGCACCACCCGGCGCGCGGCGGCCGGCTGCGGCATCACCGTCCTCACCCTCTGGCGTGCCGCCCTGACCCCCGCCGGGCTGACCTACCCCCGGGGTCCCCGCCACCTCCGCCCCGGTGACATCGTCCGCGTCACCCCCGGGGCCCCCGCGTCCCGTCTCCTGCGCGGCCTCCAGCGGCGGAACCTGACGGTGGGCCGCCTGGAGGACTACCTGTAG
- a CDS encoding LCP family protein: MTRHEEHGDAEIRVRRRSRTLRIAGLTLATALVLATATAGYAYWHLNHNITSVDINSALGDDRPAPAPAPSASSAAAPLPSGPLNILVLGSDSRSGEADKELGGGDSEGARSDTAMVVHIDAGRTAATVVSIPRDTLVTRPSCPLPSGGTTAVAYGSMFNSAFSVGGPVCAVKTVESVTGVRMDHFVEIDFAGFARLVDALGGVDVTTGQDIDDDKSHLHLKAGPHHLDGKQALALARTRHGIGDGSDLGRIGLQQLLVKALLEQISGTDLLADPAKLYQVADAVTASITTDTGLDSLAELTSLGKSLKGLSADHVKTVMMPVVQAPSDPNRVIAKEPDAQDLWESLRR; encoded by the coding sequence GTGACGCGACACGAGGAGCACGGCGACGCGGAGATACGCGTGCGCCGGCGATCGAGAACGCTGCGGATCGCCGGTCTGACCCTGGCGACCGCCCTGGTGCTGGCCACGGCCACCGCGGGCTATGCGTACTGGCATCTCAACCACAACATCACAAGCGTCGACATCAACAGCGCGCTCGGCGACGACCGTCCGGCGCCCGCACCGGCCCCGAGCGCGTCCTCGGCCGCCGCGCCGCTCCCGTCCGGCCCCCTGAACATCCTGGTCCTCGGCTCGGACTCGCGCAGCGGCGAGGCCGACAAGGAACTGGGCGGCGGCGACAGCGAGGGTGCCCGCTCGGACACCGCGATGGTGGTGCACATCGACGCGGGCCGCACCGCCGCCACCGTGGTCAGCATCCCGCGCGACACCCTCGTCACCCGCCCGTCCTGTCCGCTGCCCTCCGGGGGCACTACGGCGGTGGCGTACGGCTCCATGTTCAACAGCGCCTTCTCGGTGGGCGGTCCGGTGTGCGCGGTGAAGACGGTCGAGTCGGTCACCGGGGTGCGCATGGACCACTTCGTCGAGATCGACTTCGCCGGTTTCGCGAGGCTGGTGGACGCGCTCGGCGGGGTCGACGTCACCACGGGCCAGGACATCGACGACGACAAGAGCCACCTCCATCTGAAGGCGGGCCCCCACCACCTCGACGGCAAGCAGGCGCTGGCCCTCGCGCGCACCCGGCACGGCATCGGCGACGGCAGCGACCTGGGCCGCATAGGTCTCCAACAGCTCCTGGTGAAGGCCCTGTTGGAACAGATCTCCGGCACGGACCTGCTCGCCGACCCGGCCAAGCTCTACCAGGTCGCCGACGCGGTCACCGCGAGCATCACCACCGACACCGGCCTGGACTCGCTCGCCGAACTGACCAGCCTGGGCAAGAGCCTGAAGGGGCTGAGCGCCGACCACGTGAAGACGGTGATGATGCCGGTCGTCCAGGCGCCCTCGGACCCCAACCGGGTGATCGCGAAGGAGCCGGACGCACAGGACCTGTGGGAGTCCCTGCGCCGCTGA
- a CDS encoding ABC transporter substrate-binding protein, with amino-acid sequence MESTTSNGGHMFSRRWVLGAGATTLVTAGTAGLTACGSSGGSGGGGTLTAFVYGDGDAKVQVQAIDRFNASAAAKKAKGKIKLEKVPGSEYPTKLRTAMGSPNAPDVFFNWGGGSIKAYRDAKQLVDLTDVIESDPVLKNGFLPSVLTAGGLGGRKYGIPMRGMQPVILFYNKTLFAEQKLQPPTTWDQLLDINKKLKRAGITPFALGGADIWPELMWLEYLVDRIGGPQVFDRIKNGDASGWGDPAVLKAAQTVKELVDDGAFGKGFSSVAYTNGGAPAVFAKGKAAMHLMGSWEYNTQLGKFPDFARKELGWTAFPTVEGGAGDIRNVVGNPTNYWSVNARTSNKDAAFAFLRDCASQTYAKELVAIGAIPTTANAEKLLDASPNPVFAKFQYQMVQQAPAFTLSWDQAVDPNVSTPMLTEVNKLFVGKSSPSQFVSALQGLK; translated from the coding sequence ATGGAGTCCACCACGTCCAACGGCGGGCACATGTTCAGCAGGCGCTGGGTGCTCGGCGCCGGCGCCACCACACTCGTCACCGCCGGAACTGCCGGACTCACGGCCTGCGGCTCCTCCGGGGGTTCCGGGGGCGGGGGCACCCTCACCGCCTTCGTGTACGGCGACGGCGACGCCAAGGTCCAGGTCCAGGCGATCGACCGGTTCAACGCGTCGGCCGCCGCGAAGAAGGCCAAGGGCAAGATCAAGCTGGAGAAGGTGCCCGGCTCGGAGTACCCGACGAAGCTGCGCACCGCGATGGGCTCCCCCAACGCCCCGGACGTCTTCTTCAACTGGGGCGGCGGCTCCATCAAGGCATACCGGGACGCCAAGCAGCTGGTGGACCTCACCGACGTCATTGAGTCGGACCCGGTCCTGAAGAACGGCTTCCTGCCCTCGGTGCTCACGGCGGGCGGCCTGGGCGGCCGCAAGTACGGCATACCGATGCGCGGCATGCAGCCCGTGATCCTCTTCTACAACAAGACCCTCTTCGCCGAGCAGAAGCTCCAGCCGCCCACCACCTGGGACCAGCTGCTCGACATCAACAAGAAGCTCAAGCGGGCCGGGATCACCCCCTTCGCGCTGGGCGGCGCGGACATCTGGCCCGAGCTGATGTGGCTGGAGTACCTGGTCGACCGGATCGGCGGCCCCCAGGTCTTCGACCGGATCAAGAACGGCGACGCCTCCGGCTGGGGCGACCCGGCCGTCCTCAAGGCCGCCCAGACGGTCAAGGAACTCGTCGACGACGGCGCCTTCGGCAAGGGCTTCAGCTCGGTCGCCTACACCAACGGCGGCGCCCCGGCCGTGTTCGCCAAGGGCAAGGCCGCGATGCACCTGATGGGCTCCTGGGAGTACAACACCCAGCTCGGCAAGTTCCCGGACTTCGCCCGCAAGGAGCTGGGCTGGACCGCGTTCCCGACGGTCGAGGGCGGCGCGGGCGACATCCGCAACGTCGTCGGCAACCCCACCAACTACTGGTCGGTCAACGCCCGTACGTCCAACAAGGACGCCGCGTTCGCCTTCCTGCGCGACTGCGCCTCGCAGACGTACGCCAAGGAGCTGGTCGCCATCGGCGCCATCCCGACCACGGCCAACGCCGAGAAGCTGCTCGACGCCTCGCCGAACCCCGTGTTCGCCAAGTTCCAGTACCAGATGGTGCAGCAGGCGCCGGCGTTCACGCTGAGCTGGGACCAGGCCGTCGACCCGAACGTGTCGACGCCGATGCTCACCGAGGTCAACAAGCTGTTCGTCGGCAAGTCCTCGCCGAGCCAGTTCGTGTCGGCGCTCCAGGGGCTGAAGTGA
- a CDS encoding THUMP-like domain-containing protein, protein MNDLAPLLTPEGRALLEEVRDTAPADELAVATRLRRDHPAALVSAALGQARLRQRAAAKFAKADAERMFFTPNGVEQSTRAGVAAYRARRLTDLGVTSVADLCCGIGGDAIALARAGIRVLAVDRDPLTAAVARANAEALGLADLIEVREADVTEVDTGGYDAVFVDPARRGTSARGGGRIFDPEAYSPPLSWAVSAARRAPHAALKIAPGVPHEAVPPEAEAEWISDGGDVKEAVFWFGTGSPGAVRATLLPGPRTLLGRGLPDPEVRPVGPYLYEPDGAVIRAHLVAEVAQEVGGGLLDETIAYITADALHPTPYATAYEITDRLPFNVKKLKALLREREVGTLTVKKRGSAVEPEELRRKVKPQGPNAATVFLTRVAGAPTMLIGGPARPPAAP, encoded by the coding sequence GTGAACGACCTCGCTCCCCTCCTCACCCCCGAAGGCCGGGCCCTCCTTGAAGAGGTCCGCGACACCGCCCCGGCCGACGAACTGGCCGTCGCCACCCGGTTGCGCCGCGACCACCCGGCCGCACTGGTGTCGGCCGCGCTCGGCCAGGCCCGGCTGCGGCAGCGGGCGGCGGCCAAGTTCGCGAAGGCGGACGCGGAGCGGATGTTCTTCACCCCGAACGGGGTCGAGCAGTCGACGCGGGCCGGTGTGGCGGCGTACCGGGCGCGGCGGCTGACCGATCTCGGGGTGACCTCGGTGGCGGACCTGTGCTGCGGGATCGGCGGGGACGCCATCGCGCTGGCGCGGGCCGGCATCCGGGTGCTCGCCGTGGACCGGGACCCGCTGACGGCGGCCGTGGCGCGGGCGAACGCCGAGGCCCTCGGGCTCGCCGACCTGATCGAGGTGCGCGAGGCCGACGTCACCGAGGTGGACACCGGCGGGTACGACGCCGTGTTCGTCGATCCCGCGCGACGGGGCACCTCGGCGCGGGGCGGCGGGCGGATCTTCGATCCCGAGGCGTACTCGCCGCCCCTGTCGTGGGCGGTGTCCGCCGCGCGCCGGGCCCCGCACGCCGCGCTGAAGATCGCCCCGGGCGTGCCGCACGAGGCGGTGCCCCCGGAGGCCGAGGCCGAGTGGATCTCCGACGGCGGCGACGTGAAGGAGGCGGTGTTCTGGTTCGGCACCGGGTCGCCGGGCGCGGTGCGCGCCACCCTGCTGCCCGGCCCGCGCACACTGCTCGGACGGGGGCTGCCGGACCCCGAAGTCCGGCCGGTCGGGCCGTACTTGTACGAGCCGGACGGCGCCGTGATCCGCGCGCACCTGGTCGCCGAGGTGGCGCAGGAGGTCGGCGGGGGGCTCCTGGACGAGACCATCGCCTACATCACCGCCGACGCGCTGCACCCCACGCCGTACGCCACCGCCTACGAGATCACCGACCGGCTCCCCTTCAACGTGAAGAAGCTGAAGGCGCTGCTGCGCGAGCGCGAGGTCGGCACGCTGACCGTGAAGAAGCGGGGGTCGGCGGTCGAGCCGGAAGAGCTGCGCCGCAAGGTCAAGCCGCAGGGGCCGAACGCGGCGACGGTGTTCCTGACCCGGGTGGCGGGCGCGCCCACGATGCTGATCGGCGGGCCCGCCCGGCCACCGGCGGCCCCCTGA
- the groES gene encoding co-chaperone GroES, with protein MTTASSKVAIKPLEDRIVVQPLDAEQTTASGLVIPDTAKEKPQEGAVLAVGPGRFENGERLPLDVKVGDVVLYSKYGGTEVKYSGEEYLVLSARDVLAIIEK; from the coding sequence GTGACGACCGCCAGCTCCAAGGTTGCCATCAAGCCGCTCGAGGACCGCATCGTGGTCCAGCCGCTGGACGCCGAGCAGACCACGGCCTCTGGCCTGGTCATCCCGGACACCGCGAAGGAGAAGCCCCAGGAGGGCGCCGTCCTCGCCGTGGGCCCGGGCCGGTTCGAGAACGGCGAGCGCCTGCCGCTCGACGTCAAGGTCGGCGACGTCGTCCTCTACAGCAAGTACGGCGGCACCGAGGTGAAGTACAGCGGCGAGGAGTACCTCGTCCTCTCGGCTCGCGACGTTCTCGCGATCATCGAGAAGTAA
- a CDS encoding polysaccharide deacetylase family protein, producing the protein MRLVVQNDKNRVRGGRSRSRGRGLALGCGAAVLASTALVTGCSDAGSHASRPAAGQGGAAAHAPDARAARAAEHARLVAAAKRWGLDEVPLTPPPPPAKKPRITARAGFEVDHQEDWDLPPVFTTVPTTDKVVFLTIDDGSEKDPRFLEMMRDLKVPYTAFLSDYLVKDDYGYFRKAQSYGNSVNNHTLHHPYLPGLSYDEQRHEICDMQDIMRKQYGKRPTLFRPPYGNYNQDTLVAAKSCGIKYAPIWNEEVYVDHWEFREDDQQLRRGDIVLTHFRGRGDWDGTMVDDMRRFLNKVTREGYAVARLEDYL; encoded by the coding sequence ATGCGACTAGTAGTACAAAATGACAAAAATCGGGTACGGGGCGGTCGGAGCCGGTCGCGCGGGCGGGGCCTCGCCCTCGGCTGCGGCGCCGCGGTCCTCGCCTCCACCGCCCTCGTCACCGGCTGCTCCGACGCCGGTTCCCACGCCTCGCGCCCGGCCGCGGGCCAGGGCGGCGCCGCCGCCCACGCCCCGGACGCCCGCGCCGCCCGGGCCGCGGAACACGCCCGGCTGGTCGCCGCGGCCAAGAGGTGGGGCCTGGACGAGGTCCCGCTCACGCCCCCGCCGCCACCCGCGAAGAAGCCCCGCATCACCGCGCGCGCGGGCTTCGAGGTGGACCACCAGGAGGACTGGGACCTGCCCCCCGTCTTCACGACCGTCCCCACCACCGACAAGGTCGTCTTCCTCACCATCGACGACGGCTCGGAGAAGGACCCCCGGTTCCTGGAGATGATGCGGGACCTGAAGGTCCCCTACACCGCGTTCCTCAGCGACTACCTGGTCAAGGACGACTACGGCTACTTCCGCAAGGCCCAGTCCTACGGCAACTCCGTCAACAACCACACCCTGCACCACCCCTACCTGCCGGGGCTGTCCTACGACGAGCAGAGGCACGAGATCTGCGACATGCAGGACATCATGCGCAAGCAGTACGGCAAGCGCCCCACGCTCTTCCGCCCGCCCTACGGCAACTACAACCAGGACACCCTGGTCGCCGCCAAGTCCTGCGGCATCAAGTACGCGCCGATCTGGAACGAGGAGGTCTACGTCGACCACTGGGAGTTCCGCGAGGACGACCAGCAACTGCGCCGCGGCGACATCGTGCTCACCCACTTCCGGGGCCGCGGCGACTGGGACGGCACGATGGTCGACGACATGCGCCGCTTCCTCAACAAGGTCACCCGCGAGGGCTATGCCGTGGCCCGCCTGGAGGACTACCTGTGA
- a CDS encoding LacI family DNA-binding transcriptional regulator, with the protein MKPGKPAEAQTATLAEIAREAGVSAPTVSKVLNGRADVAPSTRTRVEELLRTHGYRRRRAEASRSPLIDLVFHELESAWAMEVIRGVENVAQSAGLSVVLSESAGRLTPGRSWADQVAARRPHGVVLVLSELDAGQQALLTSRSIPFVVVDPAGDPGPDVPSIGATNWQGGLAATRHLVELGHTRIGAISGPTRMMCSRARIDGYRAAMETAGLPVDPSLVLDGDFHHEAGYRLGLELLRRPDRPTAIFAGNDLQALGLYEAARELGLRIPEDLSVVGFDDLPVARWVGPPLTTVRQPLTEMAEAAARLVLELGSAQEERAATRLELATSLVVRSSTAPVRPAE; encoded by the coding sequence ATGAAGCCTGGGAAGCCCGCAGAAGCGCAGACCGCGACGCTCGCCGAGATCGCCCGAGAGGCCGGGGTCTCCGCTCCGACTGTTTCGAAGGTCCTCAACGGCAGAGCCGATGTCGCACCGTCGACCCGTACCCGCGTCGAGGAGCTGCTGCGCACCCACGGCTACCGGCGCCGGCGCGCCGAGGCATCCCGCTCGCCGCTGATCGACCTGGTCTTCCACGAGCTGGAGAGCGCCTGGGCGATGGAGGTCATCCGGGGCGTGGAGAACGTGGCGCAGTCGGCCGGGCTCAGCGTGGTGCTGTCCGAGTCCGCCGGGCGGCTCACCCCCGGGCGCTCCTGGGCCGACCAGGTCGCCGCCCGCCGCCCGCACGGGGTGGTGCTGGTCCTGTCCGAACTGGACGCGGGCCAGCAGGCGTTGCTGACCAGCAGGTCCATCCCGTTCGTGGTGGTGGACCCGGCCGGCGACCCGGGTCCGGACGTGCCGTCCATCGGCGCCACCAACTGGCAGGGCGGTCTGGCCGCCACCCGCCATCTGGTCGAGCTGGGACACACCCGGATCGGCGCCATCAGCGGGCCCACCCGGATGATGTGCAGCCGCGCCCGGATCGACGGCTACCGCGCCGCCATGGAGACGGCCGGGCTGCCCGTCGACCCCTCGCTCGTCCTGGACGGGGACTTCCACCACGAGGCCGGCTACCGCCTGGGCCTGGAGCTGCTGCGCCGCCCCGACCGGCCCACCGCGATCTTCGCCGGCAACGACCTCCAGGCCCTGGGCCTCTACGAGGCCGCCCGCGAGCTGGGGCTGCGCATCCCCGAGGACCTCAGCGTGGTCGGCTTCGACGACCTGCCGGTGGCCCGCTGGGTGGGCCCGCCGCTGACGACCGTGCGGCAGCCGCTGACCGAGATGGCCGAGGCGGCGGCCAGGCTGGTGCTCGAACTGGGCAGCGCGCAGGAGGAACGGGCGGCCACCCGGCTGGAGTTGGCCACGAGCCTGGTGGTGCGGTCGAGCACGGCACCGGTGCGGCCGGCGGAGTGA
- the groL gene encoding chaperonin GroEL (60 kDa chaperone family; promotes refolding of misfolded polypeptides especially under stressful conditions; forms two stacked rings of heptamers to form a barrel-shaped 14mer; ends can be capped by GroES; misfolded proteins enter the barrel where they are refolded when GroES binds) translates to MAKILKFDEDARRALERGVNKLADTVKVTIGPKGRNVVIDKKFGAPTITNDGVTIAREVEIEDPYENLGAQLVKEVATKTNDIAGDGTTTATVLAQALVREGLKNVAAGASPAALKKGIDAAVKAVSDDLLATARPIDEKSDIAAVAALSAQDQQVGELIAEAMDKVGKDGVITVEESNTFGLELDFTEGMAFDKGYLSPYFVTDQERMEAVLDDPYILINQGKISAIADLLPLLEKVIQAGSSKPLLIIAEDIEGEALSTLVVNKIRGTFNAVAVKAPGFGDRRKAMLQDMAVLTGATVISEEVGLKLDQVGIDVLGSARRVTVTKDDTTIVEGAGKAEDLNGRVAQIKAEIENTDSDWDREKLQERLAKLAGGVCVIKVGAATEVELKEKKHRLEDAISATRAAVEEGIVSGGGSALVHASKVLEGNLDKTGDEATGVAVVRNAVVEPLRWIGENAGQEGYVIVSKVKDLDKGQGYNAATGEYGDLIKAGVIDPVKVTRSALENAASIASLLLTTETLVVEKKEEEEPAAAAGHSHGHAH, encoded by the coding sequence ATGGCGAAGATCCTGAAGTTCGACGAGGACGCCCGTCGCGCCCTTGAGCGCGGCGTCAACAAGCTGGCCGACACGGTCAAGGTGACGATCGGCCCCAAGGGTCGCAACGTCGTCATCGACAAGAAGTTCGGCGCCCCCACCATCACCAACGACGGCGTCACCATCGCCCGCGAGGTGGAGATCGAGGACCCGTACGAGAACCTCGGCGCGCAGCTGGTGAAGGAGGTGGCGACCAAGACCAACGACATCGCGGGCGACGGCACCACCACCGCCACCGTGCTCGCCCAGGCGCTGGTGCGCGAGGGCCTGAAGAACGTCGCCGCCGGTGCCTCCCCGGCCGCCCTGAAGAAGGGCATCGACGCCGCGGTGAAGGCCGTCTCCGACGACCTGCTCGCCACCGCCCGTCCGATCGACGAGAAGTCCGACATCGCCGCCGTGGCCGCGCTGTCCGCCCAGGACCAGCAGGTCGGCGAGCTGATCGCCGAGGCCATGGACAAGGTCGGCAAGGACGGTGTCATCACCGTCGAGGAGTCCAACACCTTCGGTCTGGAGCTGGACTTCACCGAGGGCATGGCCTTCGACAAGGGCTACCTGTCCCCGTACTTCGTGACCGACCAGGAGCGTATGGAGGCCGTCCTCGACGACCCGTACATCCTGATCAACCAGGGCAAGATCTCCGCCATCGCGGACCTGCTGCCGCTGCTGGAGAAGGTCATCCAGGCCGGCTCCTCCAAGCCGCTGCTGATCATCGCCGAGGACATCGAGGGCGAGGCCCTGTCGACCCTGGTCGTCAACAAGATCCGCGGCACCTTCAACGCCGTCGCGGTGAAGGCCCCCGGCTTCGGCGACCGCCGCAAGGCGATGCTCCAGGACATGGCCGTCCTCACCGGCGCCACCGTCATCTCCGAGGAGGTCGGCCTCAAGCTCGACCAGGTCGGCATCGACGTGCTCGGCTCCGCCCGCCGCGTCACCGTCACCAAGGACGACACCACGATCGTCGAGGGTGCCGGCAAGGCCGAGGACCTCAACGGCCGCGTCGCGCAGATCAAGGCCGAGATCGAGAACACCGACTCCGACTGGGACCGCGAGAAGCTCCAGGAGCGCCTCGCGAAGCTGGCCGGCGGCGTGTGCGTGATCAAGGTCGGCGCCGCCACCGAGGTGGAGCTGAAGGAGAAGAAGCACCGTCTGGAGGACGCCATCTCCGCGACCCGCGCCGCGGTCGAGGAGGGCATCGTCTCCGGTGGTGGCTCCGCGCTCGTCCACGCGTCCAAGGTCCTGGAGGGCAACCTCGACAAGACCGGCGACGAGGCCACCGGTGTCGCCGTGGTCCGCAACGCGGTCGTCGAGCCGCTGCGCTGGATCGGCGAGAACGCCGGCCAGGAGGGCTACGTCATCGTCTCCAAGGTCAAGGACCTCGACAAGGGCCAGGGCTACAACGCCGCCACCGGCGAGTACGGCGACCTGATCAAGGCCGGCGTCATCGACCCGGTCAAGGTCACCCGCTCCGCCCTGGAGAACGCCGCCTCCATCGCCTCCCTGCTGCTCACGACCGAGACCCTGGTCGTCGAGAAGAAGGAAGAGGAAGAGCCGGCCGCCGCCGCGGGTCACAGCCACGGCCACGCCCACTGA
- a CDS encoding carbohydrate ABC transporter permease, protein MSDTVTKGGSRTGAGRPRRGAGANAGRPHAALALPAVLFFAFFAVVPMVLAFCLSFTKWNGLGNPQPVGFANWQKLFDDGRLTQSLTVTVLLTVVSWAFQTVISLLLGVWAAGRQRNRAILSAVFFVPFLLSSTAISLLFYALLDPNFGIMPGDTLGSTNGAFLAIVFVGGWQFIPFHTLIYQGGARQIPEVLYQAAAIDGAGRWRQFFSITLPQLRNTATTSGVLMVVGSLTYFETVLILTQGGPGTDTAIVPYLMYEAGFKSYDFGYASAIASFLVVAATALSLLLVRLSGFGAMRSTREGM, encoded by the coding sequence GTGAGCGACACCGTCACGAAGGGCGGCTCGCGCACCGGCGCGGGCCGCCCGCGGCGCGGGGCCGGGGCGAACGCGGGCCGCCCGCACGCCGCCCTGGCCCTGCCCGCCGTACTGTTCTTCGCGTTCTTCGCCGTCGTCCCGATGGTGCTGGCCTTCTGCCTCTCCTTCACCAAGTGGAACGGTCTGGGCAACCCCCAGCCGGTGGGCTTCGCCAACTGGCAGAAGCTGTTCGACGACGGCCGGCTCACCCAGTCCCTCACGGTCACCGTGCTGCTCACGGTGGTCAGCTGGGCCTTCCAGACGGTGATCTCGCTGCTGCTCGGCGTCTGGGCGGCGGGCAGGCAGCGCAACCGCGCGATCCTGTCGGCGGTCTTCTTCGTGCCGTTCCTGCTGTCCTCGACGGCGATCTCGCTGCTGTTCTACGCCCTGCTCGACCCCAACTTCGGCATCATGCCCGGCGACACCCTCGGCTCGACCAACGGCGCCTTCCTCGCCATCGTGTTCGTCGGCGGCTGGCAGTTCATCCCCTTCCACACCCTGATCTACCAGGGCGGGGCCCGGCAGATCCCCGAGGTCCTCTACCAGGCGGCGGCCATCGACGGTGCGGGCCGCTGGCGCCAGTTCTTCTCCATCACGCTCCCCCAGCTGCGCAACACCGCGACCACCTCCGGGGTGCTGATGGTGGTCGGCTCGCTGACCTACTTCGAGACCGTCCTGATCCTCACCCAGGGCGGCCCCGGCACCGACACGGCGATCGTGCCGTACCTGATGTACGAAGCCGGCTTCAAGAGCTACGACTTCGGCTACGCCAGCGCCATCGCCTCCTTCCTGGTGGTGGCCGCGACCGCGCTGTCGCTGCTGCTGGTCCGGCTGTCCGGCTTCGGCGCGATGCGCAGCACCCGGGAAGGAATGTGA
- a CDS encoding carbohydrate ABC transporter permease, with protein sequence MSHDTLPHPVKTGAAPAARPDGRRRRHWTQRPNPLAGLGSFVWLVVVIVPIYAMISASLTPQDQALGHNALKPPSSPTWSNYDTVLHNSFFHLLWNTVLAAAAVVVIVLVLCVPLSYVAVRTRGFWSGAAFRLFLLGVAIPAQAVVVPLYLMITKLNLYDSLLAIILPTAAFAMPVAILVLTGTMRDISEEVYEAMALDGASPTRMLFQLVIPMSKGGISTVVIYAALQAWNGFLFPLIFTQSEGPRVLTLGLFNYMSQFGVNIPALLASVVLSGIPIFAVYLVARRALVGGLMGVGGK encoded by the coding sequence GTGTCTCACGACACGCTGCCCCACCCCGTGAAGACCGGCGCCGCGCCCGCGGCCCGGCCGGACGGGCGCCGCCGCCGGCACTGGACCCAGCGGCCCAATCCGCTGGCCGGCCTCGGCTCCTTCGTCTGGCTGGTCGTCGTCATCGTCCCGATCTACGCGATGATCTCGGCCTCGCTCACCCCGCAGGACCAGGCGCTGGGCCACAACGCCCTGAAGCCGCCCAGCAGTCCGACCTGGTCCAACTACGACACGGTGCTGCACAACTCCTTCTTCCACCTGCTGTGGAACACCGTGCTGGCGGCCGCCGCCGTCGTGGTGATCGTGCTGGTGCTGTGCGTACCGCTCTCCTACGTCGCGGTGCGAACCCGCGGCTTCTGGTCGGGGGCCGCCTTCCGGCTGTTCCTGCTCGGTGTGGCCATCCCGGCGCAGGCGGTCGTCGTACCGCTGTACCTGATGATCACCAAGCTGAACCTCTACGACAGCCTGCTCGCGATCATCCTGCCGACGGCCGCGTTCGCGATGCCGGTGGCCATCCTGGTCCTCACCGGCACCATGCGGGACATCTCCGAGGAGGTGTACGAGGCGATGGCCCTGGACGGCGCCTCGCCCACCCGGATGCTGTTCCAGCTGGTCATCCCGATGTCCAAGGGCGGCATCAGCACCGTCGTGATCTACGCGGCGCTCCAGGCGTGGAACGGCTTCCTCTTCCCGCTGATCTTCACCCAGTCCGAGGGGCCGCGCGTGCTGACCCTCGGCCTGTTCAACTACATGAGCCAGTTCGGCGTGAACATCCCCGCCCTGCTCGCCTCGGTCGTCCTCTCCGGCATCCCGATCTTCGCCGTCTACCTGGTGGCCCGCCGCGCGCTGGTGGGCGGCCTGATGGGCGTCGGCGGCAAGTGA